In Drosophila santomea strain STO CAGO 1482 chromosome 2L, Prin_Dsan_1.1, whole genome shotgun sequence, a single window of DNA contains:
- the LOC120455241 gene encoding CD109 antigen, which translates to MRLQATDMCAIPVLILLTLCLLCQTSAQGLYSIIAPNTLRPNSQFHVAVSLHNAPESATFKVGILGSSYTDFKTVELRPFSTQLLHFEIPALRTDRYRLTAEGLGGVQFTNETQLHFESKQHTVLVQTDKSIYKPGDLVHYRVLILDANLKPARGYGRVHVDIKDSGDNIIRSHKDIRLTNSIYSNELRLSDSPRFGTWSIVVDVSEQAHTQTFEILDHILPKFVVDIDTPKHAIYKDGKIAATVRAHYAFGQPIVGEATLSIYPTFFGSLQPFVNDLITRKVVPIDGNAYFEFDIENELHLKQDYERQYLLDALVEEKSTGSVQNYSTVLTLHLNHYRVEAVKVPSYYIPGVPFEATARIARNDGGQLRDFNPQITAYLTNVYGSSEMYNRTSYSLDASGEIKMKFTVPIGDRDEFHSIIVDYQGVISEVGKIPSKHLHSKNYITAKVLNDRPTVNQEISVVVRSYAPIKYFMYQVVGRGDIILSRNVDVADGTFHTIKFLASFAMMPRAKLLVYTVVDGEFVYDEQVIQFEENLLNAVQVDAPIRAPPGQDIDIGISTKPYSYVGLMLVDQNANELRSGHDLTHKRLMDALRSYELSDVNTPTGSPGKESGVVTMSNTDYFIEKEAESNPALDREVSTGPEEDKLTTVRKTDIGPAHKIEVNTLPPGKGRYAFSYTPKPFWHNPRVHVMRDPADTWLFLNISASSDGRNSIHRRIPSEMTSWVVSAFALDPVNGLGLSPANGKLEAYKEFYISTELPYSIKRDELIAIPFVVHNNRDSDLNVEVTFYNSALDFDFPQLNPKATNQPKVELYRRRSLQVPGRSARSVSFIVTPKRVGSLLVKAMAASSQAGDTVEQNLLVEHPGAVERINRGFLFELNSNAQNRRNVTIAVPRNAIPESTRIEVSAVGDLIGSLVGNLDSLILLPTGCGEQTMVNFVPNLIVLRYLGRLRQLTPEVELRATNNLAVGYQRILYYRHENGAFSAFGLDIKRSSTWLTAYVARSLRQAAPFTQVDSNVLQKALSYLGSVQSGNGGFEERGDVFEKFGDDGISLTAFVTLALMENVDLYPEYRNNINKALDFITRGLDGSSNLHAMAIGTYVLSRANHNAKAAFLQRLDSMATNKDGLKWWNKTAPAGEQQSPWYNATRSVNIEISAYAALALLENNLVGDALPVLNWLMDQRNPRGGFVASQDTVVGLQALLMFAERFSSQGNNLQIGFHYGEGAETIINVNAENSLALQTVELPNNLKNLSVSATGRGMALAQVSYTYNTNVTSAWPRFVLDPTVNRNSHADYLHLSACASFVSVAGEDEQRSNMAVMEVHLPSGFVVDRDTLPTLESSERIKKVETQNRNTKVVIYFDYLDRREVCPTLHAYKTVKVTKHRPVAVVMYDYYDSARRARQFYRAPKSNICDICEHANCGDLCEKAEKRESKRPDDYTAIAGHSSGSSLRAIPLVSVAMVLSVLLRTP; encoded by the exons ATGCGCCTCCAGGCAACGGATATGTGCGCTATTCCAGTGCTGATCTTACTCAccctttgtttgctttgccaaACATCTGCCCAGGG CTTGTACTCTATCATTGCACCGAACACTTTGCGTCCGAACTCGCAATTTCATGTGGCTGTGAGCTTGCACAATGCTCCCGAATCCGCCACATTTAAGGTGGGAATCCTGGGGAGCTCTTACACGGACTTTAAGACCGTGGAGCTACGACCCTTTTCCACACAGCTGCTGCACTTTGAG ATTCCCGCCCTAAGAACTGATCGATATCGTCTCACCGCTGAGGGTCTTGGTGGAGTTCAGTTTACCAACGAGACTCAGCTGCACTTTGAGTCCAAGCAGCACACGGTTTTGGTGCAGACGGACAAGAGCATCTACAAGCCAGGCGATCTGGTTCACTATCGAGTGCTCATTTTGGACGCCAATCTGAAACCCGCGCGTGGCTATGGACGTGTGCATGTGGATATCAAGGATTCCGGTGATAACATCATACGCAGCCACAAGGACATTCGTCTAACCAATTCGATTTACTCGAACGAACTTCGATTGTCGGACTCACCGCGTTTTGGCACTTGGTCCATTGTCGTGGATGTTTCGGAACAAGCGCATACGCAAACTTTCGAGATCCTTGATCATATCCTGCCAAAATTCGTTGTAGATATCGACACACCCAAGCACGCTATTTATAAGGATGGAAAAATAGCAGCCACTGTCCGAGCGCA CTATGCATTTGGCCAGCCAATTGTGGGTGAAGCCACCCTATCCATTTATCCCACTTTCTTTGGCTCGCTACAACCTTTTGTCAACGATCTCATCACCCGGAAAGTTGTGCCCATCGATGGCAACGCGTACTTTGAGTTCGATATTGAGAATGAGCTCCATCTGAAGCAGGACTATGAGAGGCAATACCTTTTGGATGCCCTCGTTGAGGAGAAGTCAACTGGTTCGGTGCAAAACTATTCAACAGTCTTGACACTGCACTTGAACCATTATCGCGTGGAGGCTGTCAAGGTGCCCAGCTACTATATTCCTGGAGTGCCCTTCGAAGCTACA GCTCGTATAGCCCGCAATGATGGCGGCCAACTGAGGGACTTTAATCCCCAAATCACCGCATACTTAACGAATGTCTATGGCAGCAGTGAGATGTACAATCGCACGTCCTATAGCCTGGATGCCAGTGGAGAGATCAAGATGAAGTTCACTGTTCCGATTGGGGATCGAGATGAATTTCATTCCATAATTGTTGACTACCAGGGCGTGATCAGTGAGGTGGGAAAGATCCCCAGCAAGCATTTGCACAGCAAGAACTACATCACTGCCAAGGTGTTGAATGATAG ACCCACTGTAAACCAGGAAATTTCTGTGGTGGTACGCTCCTATGCgcccattaaatattttatgtacCAAGTTGTCGGTCGCGGCGATATTATTCTGTCTCGCAATGTGGAT GTGGCCGATGGAACTTTCCACACAATCAAATTCCTGGCATCGTTTGCAATGATGCCGAGAGCCAAGCTGCTTGTATATACGGTTGTAGATGGCGAGTTTGTTTATGATGAGCAGGTCATACAGTTTGAAGAAAACCTGCTCAATGCG GTACAAGTTGACGCACCCATTAGAGCACCTCCTGGCCAAGACATTGACATAGGCATAAGCACCAAACCCTATTCATATGTGGGCCTCATGTTAGTGGATCAAAATGCGAACGAGCTTAGGAGTGGTCATGATTTAACGCACAAACGACTGATGGATGCCCTGCGTTCGTACGAACTGAGCGATGTGAACACCCCAACGGGATCGCCTGGCAAGGAATCCGGTGTGGTAACCATGTCCAACACGGATTACTTTATCGAAAAGGAAGCTGAGAGCAATCCGGCATTGGATCGAGAGGTTTCGACCGGACCCGAGGAAGACAAATTAACCACTGTGCGAAAAACAGACATTGGACCTGCCCACAAGATTGAGGTCAATACCTTGCCTCCTGGCAAAGGACGATACGCCTTTTCCTACACACCAAAGCCCTTCTGGCATAATCCAAGGGTCCACGTGATGCGCGATCCTGCGGATACGTGGCTCTTCTTGAACATCTCCGCCAGCAGCGATGGTCGGAATTCCATCCACAGAAGGATTCCCAGCGAGATGACTTCCTGGGTGGTGTCCGCCTTTGCTCTGGATCCGGTTAACGGTTTGGGATTGTCTccggcaaatggaaaattggaGGCCTACAAAGAGTTTTACATAAGCACCGAGCTGCCATATTCCATAAAAAGAG aTGAACTCATTGCCATTCCGTTTGTGGTGCACAACAATAGGGACAGTGATTTGAACGTGGAGGTCACCTTCTACAACTCAGCCCTGGACTTTGATTTCCCACAACTGAATCCCAAAGCTACTAACCAACCAA AGGTTGAACTCTACAGACGCAGATCCTTGCAGGTGCCGGGTAGATCCGCCCGTTCCGTATCCTTCATCGTGACTCCTAAGAGAGTGGGTTCGCTTTTGGTTAAAGCAATGGCTGCCTCCTCCCAGGCTGGCGATACAGTCGAGCAAAATCTGCTGGTGGAACACCCTGGAGCCGTGGAGCGAATCAACAGGGGATTCCTCTTTGAACTGAACTCCAATGCGCAGAATAGAAGAAACGTAACCATTGCGGTTCCACGCAATGCGATTCCGGAATCCACACGTATCGAAGTATCAGCCGTTGGAGATCTCATTGGCAGCTTGGTGGGCAATCTGGACAGCCTCATCCTCCTGCCAACTGGCTGCGGCGAACAGACCATGGTTAACTTTGTGCCCAATCTAATAGTTCTACGCTACCTGGGG CGCCTTCGTCAACTCACCCCGGAAGTGGAGCTGCGTGCCACAAACAATCTGGCAGTGGGCTACCAGAGAATTCTTTATTACCGCCATGAGAATGGTGCCTTCAGTGCATTTGGATTGGACATCAAGCGGAGCTCCACGTGGCTGACGGCGTACGTGGCCCGTTCACTGCGACAAGCGGCTCCTTTTACCCAAGTGGACAGCAATGTCCTGCAAAAGGCACTTAGCTATTTGGGCAGTGTTCAGTCCGGCAACGGTGGCTTCGAGGAGCGTGGCGACGTCTTTGAGAAATTTGGCGACGATGGCATCAGTCTGACTGCATTTGTGACCCTGGCGCTAATGGAAAATGTG GATCTGTATCCCGAATATCGAAACAACATCAACAAAGCGTTGGACTTTATCACCAGGGGCTTAGATGGATCAAGTAACCTACACGCCATGGCCATAGGCACTTATGTGCTCTCTCGGGCTAATCATAATGCCAAGGCCGCTTTTCTACAGCGCTTGGACTCGATGGCCACCAACAAGG ATGGCCTCAAGTGGTGGAATAAAACGGCCCCCGCTGGTGAGCAGCAGTCACCCTGGTACAATGCCACTCGCAGTGTCAACATCGAGATCTCTGCTTATGCCGCCTTGGCTCTACTCGAAAATAACTTGGTGGGCGATGCCCTGCCCGTGTTGAACTGGCTGATGGATCAACGAAATCCCAGAGGTGGCTTTGTGGCATCGCAGGACACTGTGGTTGGCCTCCAGGCGCTTCTCATGTTCGCCGAACGCTTTTCCAGTCAGGGCAATAATCTTCAAATCGGCTTCCATTATGGAGAAGGTGCTGAAACGATAATTAATGTGAATGCTGAAAACTCACTGGCCCTGCAAACGGTGGAG CTACCAAACAACCTCAAAAACTTGAGTGTTTCGGCCACCGGCCGGGGAATGGCCTTGGCCCAAGTCAGCTACACCTATAACACAAACGTCACCAGTGCGTGGCCACGTTTTGTCCTCGATCCCACTGTGAATCGCAACTCCCATGCGGACTACCTCCATCTATCGGCCTGTGCCAGCTTTGTTTCCGTGGCGGGCGAGGATGAGCAGCGCTCCAACATGGCCGTGATGGAGGTGCACCTGCCGAGTGGTTTTGTCGTGGACAGGGATACACTGCCCACGTTGGAGTCGAGTGAGCGCATCAAGAAGGTGGAGACGCAGAACAGGAACACCAAGGTGGTCATCTACTTTGATTACCTGGACAGAAGGGAGGTCTGCCCCACCCTGCACGCCTACAAGACGGTCAAGGTCACCAAACATCGACCGGTTGCGGTCGTCATGTACGACTACTATGACAGCG CTCGCCGTGCCAGGCAGTTCTACAGGGCACCCAAATCGAATATCTGTGACATTTGCGAGCACGCCAACTGCGGTGACCTCTGCGAAAAGGCCGAGAAGCGCGAGTCCAAGCGACCTGATGACTACACGGCGATAGCGGGTCACAGTTCAGGGTCGAGTCTCAGAGCCATTCCACTGGTATCAGTGGCTATGGTCCTGTCGGTCCTTTTGAGAACCCCTTAG